GAGTTTCGTATAAGTCAATAACTTCTAAATCTATTGGAGAAGGTAACGGCTGTCAGCGCAGCCCATGCGAAATGATGCAAGATACAGTTAAATTAGAATATAATCAAATGCGACAAGACGATATGCGACAATGCCATCAGACCATCCCGCCTTGGTTTCTGCCACTCTGCAGCTAGCTGTCTATGGGTGTATCTACAGTCTACATctacagtctggcaaaaaaagaatagaaatgtgtaaaaaaaaaagagataatACTACGATGTTGCTACTCTCTTTTGCCCCGCTGTATACGTCATACACGGGCTCTACCCAGTTCCATTTTAGACTGGCGTTTTGACCCCAAGTGTGCTTTCacaatatccgatccgatatcggatgtaggaccgatccatactaatattataaatgggaaagtatgtgtgtctgtttgtccgtccttcacggcaaaacggagcgacgaattgtcgtgattttttaagtggaaatagttgaagggatggagagtgacataggctactttttgtctctttctaacgcgagcgaagccgcgggcaaaagctagtatcctatatatttaagccgccatctttgatttttgcctttgaactTGAAGTCCttccatccgatatcggatcggataatgtgaaaacgcactaacgtcgGCGATGCCCGTTTTGGTGCTGAATTTGGTGGTaggttacatatttaaaattgtagaGCGGAAGTTTGCCAATTTCTTTGTCTCTATtctatgcaaaaaaaaataggtcGCATAGATAAACAGTGAGACCGGAGTTGAGGATTGATAACTTAGTATGTATCACTGTTACATTTTTGAACTTTTCTTTTGTCTTAAGCGATGAAAAAACCCGGAAAATTCCCGTTTTTTTCCATTTCCTTtggtttttttcagaaatttatgGAAAAAAACTGCGAATGTTTCGGctcttatttttcaaaaaaaaacatgaaatatgAAAGAAATTTGTCATTGTTTGGACGGACACATACCAGATATAGAAATCGGTTATTGCCCGaacgattttataaattaatctttattcgGGCGAATTTGCACCTACATACGGGCTACACCGACGACATGGAAGCAGAAATGACTGAAATACAGACgttcaaccaaatcttggcactaaaaatggcgcgaaattcgAATTTTCCTTACATTTTGTTAAGTATTGGACAGGGGACACAGTCAAACGCAAGGCAGCCATTTATGAACTGATATATTTCTCAGAATGACGGTGGACGCAGCCACCGTTTGCATGCACTTATAACTACCCACATAGTTATATACGTAACATCCCTCCCTTATAAAATCGAAACACATTGTGAATAAACATTAAAAGAAAAccttataattaattttaggaCGATCCCTTTTTTGTTTGCCATTAGCATCGGGTCCCTGTACGTTTGACGGGTTAATCGAAGCCGCCGGTGGCGATGACGTCCCGGCTGCGGCGCTCTCGGCGGCCGCGAGCGCgggggcgcgggcggcgcgggggcgcgggcggcgccgcTGCctcggcgggcgcgggcgcgggcgcgggcgcggccggCTCGGCGGGGACGGCCGGCGGAGGCAGCTCAGCTGAGGGTGCCGACGGCACATTATTACCGACATCGCGTATACTCGGCTCCTCTCCTCCCTCCAGCTGTGTTCCAGCTTCTAATACTGTCGGAAGGGTAAACAGGGCGGGTGCTGTTGATTTCATAGACCCCGATCGCTCTTGGCCTTGATTAGTGCTATTACTCGTGATAATAGCTGGCATTGTATGTCTCAAAAGTTGATTAAAGTATCTTTTCACTGTTTCTTGAGTTAAATTGTCCCTTATAAGATATAACAATTTCCCGATACGTTTGATAACGTATCCGTTGCGCCAGCAGAActtatttttgtttgcataCGATTTGTATAACACTGCGTCGTTGGGTGCGAAATGTGTTCTGCTGGTACCTCCGTAATAATTACGCTGCGAGCACTGATTGTTTTCAACAAATGAGGCGAGTTCAGTGGTCGAGGGCGATGACGACGATGATTGAGGCGTAAGTAGGTCTAGCCTAGTCCTCAACTGCCTACCGAATACTAGGTACGCTGGTGACTGCCCCGTTGTACTATGCCGCGAGTTGCGGTAATCAAAGAGATATTTTAATAGAGTGTTTTCTTTATTTGCGCTTGCAGACAAAAGTGCACTTTTTATACCTTTTTTAAGAATTTTAGTGTACGACTCTGCTTGGCCATTACTAGAAGGATGGTATACTGGCGAAGTTATATGAGTGATACCATTTGTAGCACAAAATGCTTTAAATTGCAACGCAACAAACGATGTACCATTGTCACTGACTATTGTCTTGGGCACGCCGAACCGTGACATGAAATTATACAACTTTTCAATAACTTTTACTGacgatatattattaaatttttcaTGTCGTAGCATTCGACCCACTTGCTAAAAGCATCCACTACAATAAGATAAGTGTGTTCGTTTATTGGGCCTACGAAATCAATATGTACTCTCATAAAAGGTTGCGTTGGATATTGCCAAGGAGACATAGGCGCGCGCGGCGGTGAGGGCCGCAGCTGCGCGCACACCGCGCATGCGCCAATCAGCTGTTCGATCATCGAGTCTATACCCGGAAACCAAAACCGGGCGCGCGCCTCTGCTTTAGTTTTTACAATGCCAAAGTGAGAGGTGTgtaattcatttataatttggCGTTGCAAAGACTGAGGAATAACAAGTTTGTGTCCACGCATTATACAACCGTTATCAAATGATAATTGGTACCTGCATTGATGATAAGGTTTCATAGCGAAATCATTCGTTTTACACGGCCACCcctttaatataaaatgaataactttatttaaagTTTCGTCATTAGTGGTTTCTTCCCGTAATTTATCCAACGTAACAGGCAAAGAACTCCCCTCTAATACAAAATTGATATATGTCGCGCGGTCGGCCACGACGGCGACACCACTACCACCGTCGTCTACCGCACGATCTGGCAACGACGCCCTGGACAAAAAATCTGCGCTGTTATTTGCACTTCGAACGTACTCAATTGTGTAATTATATGCTGACAGGAAAATGGCGTATCTTTGCAACCTATTCGCCGTTATTTCAGGTATACCCCGCTGTGGACCGAAAATCGATAGTAATGGCTTGTGGTCCGTGCGAAGTATGAAAGGGACTGAACGCGCATATAAATATTGGTGGTACTTTTTTACACCAAATATTATTGCAGTCGCTTCCTTTTGGACCTGCGCGTAGTTTTTTTCAGCTGAATTAAGTGTTCGCGAAGCAAACGAAATGGGACGTTCGGAACCATCCTCACACAATTGTGACAATATTGCCCCTAAGCCCTGAGGGGATGCGTCAAGCGTCAACTGTCAAAATTAGGGGAGAATCAGGGTTATAATGCGCTAACACCTGGTCTGAGGCTAgactttcttttatttttgtgaagGCCTTATTATGTTCCTCGGTCCAAACCCATTCCGCATCTTTTTTTAAAAGATTATAAAGTGGGCTCAATATAGAGGACGCATGAGGAACAAACCCTCGATAATAATTGGCTAAACCGAGGAAAGATTGAAGTTGGCTTACATTAGTAGGCACCGGCGCCTCGAGTATTGCCTTAACCTTTGACCTCGATTTACTGATTccgtttttgttaataacatgaCCAAGATACGTAATTTCGTCCTGAAAAAACGCACACTTATCTTTTTGAAGTGTAAGCCCGGCGTCCTTGAAACGCTGCAACACTTCCCTAAGTCTGTTTTCGTGCTCTTTTTTATCGCGGCCCGTTATCAGTACATCATCGAGAAAACATAACACGCCGTCTATATTAGCAAGTATGCTATTCAAAGCGCGCTGAAAAATCGCGGGTGCACTCGACAGGCCAAATATTAACCGGTTATACCTAAATAACCCTTGGCACGTGTTTATACACGTTATGCTGTCGGGATCTTCTATTGGAAATTGGTTGTACGCCATAGACATGTCTAGTTTAGTAAATTGTACTCCGCCGTGAAGTTTAGAAAAAGTTCCTCTATTGTAGGCAAAGGGTATTTATCAATtagtaattgtttattaatgGTTTGCGAATAGTCTGCACATATTCTAACGGATCCGTCTCTTTTCAGGACTGGTACAATCGGAGAGGCGTATTCAGAGTGATCTATTGGCTCAAGTATGCCTAAGTGCACTAGTCGCGTTATTTCCGTGTTTACTTTTTCCTGTAGTGCAAACGCAACTGGTCGACTTTTGAAAAACACCGGCTTAGCGTTGTCTTTTAAtggcaatttaattttatacttattAAAACAACCCAGTTTTTCCGTAAAGATTTCCGCGTAATCAgacataattttttttacgATATCAGTTTCTAATTGACCGCAGTACTTTATATATGCGAATTCTAAATTAAATGCCGTCAAGAAATCTCGCCCTAAAATAGGGCACCCACCATTTACAACAACTTGGATATTCAAGGTGTGTGTGCAATTATCATACGTTATCGGAAGTCTCATTCTACCTAAAGTTTGTATTAAATTACCGTTATAACCTGTTAGGCGCTTATTTTTGTCCAACAATGGTACATCTTTGAAGTGTGATTTATAAAATGTGTCCGAAATAGCCGTAACAGCCGAACCACTGTCAAGTTCAAACCGTAATTTTAATCCATTGATTACCACATCTGCGCACATCGGGGAACCGTCTACGGAGCGAATGTTAAATAACTCACCGTCATCGTCCTCGCTCACCTCCCCCGCCTCCATGTACTTGACATTTTTGCACATTCTACGAAGATGGCCTTTTTCTTGCACTTTTGGCACTTATATGACGCGAACTTGCACTTATTCGATTGGTGATTGGCAGAACCACACACTTGACACTTAGCACGATCTGTCTCCGCTCCCGAAGTATTCGCGATCTTGAACACATTTTCGGCTCCGGCGGACGACGGCCCCGGCGCTGACGCCGCGGTCGTGCTGGCGGCGGTGCGCGCGCACCGCACGCTTTCTGCCAACTCGATGGCATTCGCTAACGTGAGTTCACTGACGTCCTTGGAGAATAACTTCTCTCGCTCGCGACCTGGCGTCATACCCATGACGAACTTATCCAGAAGTGTGTCTTGAATGTGTTTGAAATCACAATGCGCTGCGAGCCCCCTAAGTCGCGCAGCCCATTGCGCGTGGGTCTCGCCTGTTTGCTGCGACGCCGAATAAAAGTGGAACCGCTCAGCAAACACGCACCGCTTTGGCGTAAAATGGCCATCCAGGGCCTTGACCACGTCATCGAAACTCTTTTCCTCTAACACACCCGGTAACGCGAGATGAGTCGCTAACTGATACGTATTCTCACTCAATGCGCTTAACAATATTGCTCGTCGCTTGATTCCCGCTTTGTCCGATTCTACACTGATATTGTTCGCGATAAACCACTGGTTCAGTCTGTTTTTGTAAACTGTCCAATCTTGCTGTTGGTGATCAAAAATCGCGAACAATCCTACAGTATTGTTATTAGACAACATATTTCCTTCGAAAACACGCGTAGGTCACACGAATCGCCGCCACTGTTAAGTATTGGACAGGGGACACAGTCAAACGCAAGGCAGCCATTTATGAACTGATATATTTCTCAGAATGACGGTGGACGCAGCCACAGTTTGCATGCACTTATAACTACCCACATAGTTATATACGTAACACATTTTCAATAACTTTTTAAGtgtcgtcgatgattccgccaacttcAAGGTTTAAGAAGACACGCGGTTTGTGAAGACAATTCGCCGGTGAGccctatatttttcaaattaaccgccttttttaaccgccttccaaatctcaaaggaaggggttatcaagtcgtctgtatgttttttttttttttttaatgtttgttcctcgatatctccgtcgttactagaccgattttgaaatttttttttttgattgaatgtatatgcatacagattggtcccatttttctcagaacccagttctgatgatgggatcctggagaaatcgagggaactcctcaaatctgaaaggcatacatatggtgatttttgtgtttttaaaggaacagcatgcatttacgtacggaacagtgacatttggtgcagtggaacttctgatgatggtcagaatggaactcctcaaatctgaacggcacacttatagtgactttggtatttttataagaacagcatgcacttacgtccagaacagtgatatttggtgcagtggaattgctgatgatggtcagaacggaactcctcaaatctgaacggcacacttatagtgactttggtatttttataagaacagcatgcacttacgtccagaacagtgacatttggtgcagtggaactgctgatgaagagtgagccgcccctggttagagttccgttctgataatcattctcatctgtaagtacttcagaatcatccagatttcaaaattggttcagaaatgacggagatatcgaataacaaacattaaaaaatatacagacgaattgataacataatccaacatttgaaagtatttatcaccagaaccccaaaggaaggcggttttttttttcttaaaaattattactgCCAAGGTCAGTTGACCGTCAGTACATGATGAGAGTGAGAGTGATTAATagaatactaattttaataatgtatttgtttttttcttaaaagaCCCgaaaaatatcgaaaaaaacgaaaaattcaTAAACTTCGGGATTATTCATTTGATtttttccggttttttcaacgctctctctctctctctctctctctctctctgtagcgaaaaaatggccgacgggccgaactagttggtaaatatgtacacatttaaccttgatacgaactctacattatcccataTGTAAGTTTCATCCCTGAGGAAAATAGGTGGCTCTGGGTTCTTAGTACAAAAGCAAAGTATATTAAAC
This window of the Leguminivora glycinivorella isolate SPB_JAAS2020 chromosome 16, LegGlyc_1.1, whole genome shotgun sequence genome carries:
- the LOC125235025 gene encoding uncharacterized protein LOC125235025 gives rise to the protein MGMTPGREREKLFSKDVSELTLANAIELAESVRCARTAASTTAASAPGPSSAGAENVFKIANTSGAETDRAKCQVCGSANHQSNKCKFASYKCQKCKKKAIFVECAKMSSTWRRGR